From a single Populus nigra chromosome 18, ddPopNigr1.1, whole genome shotgun sequence genomic region:
- the LOC133678302 gene encoding uncharacterized protein LOC133678302, giving the protein MGKLNHDPYINHFSHPHPLELSNAQSLYMTSCSACNLQPSGWMYSCKPCNFTLHISCTQMPTLITHPCHPIHPLTLFSTPVYPGGSFNCDGCGLQGSGFNYHCTTCDFDVHMMCATNPLSLAHQSHPHQLNLAFYPPYQTKGFSCDICHKIGSNHWLYRCGACEFDAHMKCAMSVNNTPLPHVQHSNSLPVANNVNIQYQQQPGLGGANYVYRHSQSMGAMPMLQQQQQQQQQQQQRQLQQVSYQQPSGGPNGAANGTIMDTMVQGFVDAAAQQIGQTFAQSIMNPDGSNNSDPNGGGDNSSNPSTISIGSSILSGVFGGDSDNS; this is encoded by the coding sequence ATGGGGAAGCTGAACCATGATCCATACATCAACCACTTTAGCCATCCTCATCCCTTGGAGCTGTCCAACGCTCAATCTCTTTACATGACCTCATGCTCTGCCTGTAATCTCCAACCCTCTGGATGGATGTATTCTTGTAAGCCTTGTAACTTCACTCTCCACATCTCATGCACCCAAATGCCAACTTTAATAACCCACCCTTGCCACCCCATCCACCCTTTAACCCTCTTCTCTACTCCGGTTTACCCTGGTGGTTCGTTCAACTGTGATGGCTGTGGCCTCCAAGGAAGTGGATTTAACTACCATTGCACCACCTGTGATTTTGATGTGCACATGATGTGTGCTACAAATCCACTATCACTTGCTCACCAATCTCATCCTCACCAGCTCAACCTTGCCTTTTATCCTCCTTACCAAACCAAAGGTTTCTCTTGCGACATTTGTCACAAGATAGGGTCTAACCATTGGCTTTATCGATGTGGTGCTTGTGAGTTTGATGCGCATATGAAGTGTGCAATGAGTGTTAATAATACACCTTTGCCTCATGTTCAGCACAGCAACTCTTTGCCGGtagccaacaatgtcaataTTCAATACCAGCAGCAGCCTGGACTTGGAGGAGCTAATTATGTTTACAGGCACAGCCAAAGCATGGGAGCTATGCCTatgctgcagcagcagcagcagcagcagcagcagcagcagcagcggcAGCTGCAGCAGGTTAGCTATCAACAGCCAAGTGGGGGGCCTAATGGGGCAGCAAACGGCACCATAATGGATACAATGGTTCAAGGGTTTGTAGATGCGGCTGCACAACAGATTGGTCAAACGTTTGCGCAAAGCATCATGAATCCTGATGGCAGCAACAATAGTGATCctaatggtggtggtgataatTCTTCCAATCCTTCTACAATCAGTATCGGATCTTCCATTTTGAGTGGTGTGTTTGGCGGTGACTCTGATAATTCATAG
- the LOC133678244 gene encoding protein REVEILLE 7-like — protein MAAASKEQMEGTNLNSFGKACDFGTNGCEQSETDIRMQELYSFGSDNVPKVRKPYTITKQREKWTDEEHQRFLEALKLYGRGWRRIQEHVGTKTAVQIRSHAQKYFSKVVREPGGSNESSLKPIEIPPPRPKRKPAHPYPRKPVNVLEGTGASSQLERSPSPNSSVSEKENQSPTSVLSALASDTFGSALSEPCNACSSPTSCTTEMHSISLSPSAKETEHGTSNSSGEEKGNLSLVQMSLSLLENFLSEVKKFELGSKNTVCAEHDAAKKASSASIKLFGMTVKIVDSQKESPPGAEIVLPVISNENHDNVDADKEKPAHTLQWKQSDTELSLGMANSNQNLWPSPASVFQCTELQGDNASYFATNSSIPWWALCQGVPFLYLTSNDHTSAQKPIPCVEERFEEKEILNERSCTSSNVFSVGDLENGERNLDVDSQCGQPSVEGTSSLQKSTRGFVPYKRCLGERDVKSTVIISEERERQRARVYS, from the exons ATGGCTGCTGCTTCTaag GAGCAAATGGAAGGCACGAATCTGAACTCCTTTGGTAAAGCTTGTGATTTCGGTACCAATGGCTGCGAACAATCTGAAACGGATATCCGGATGCAGGAGCTGTATTCATTTGGGAGTGATAATGTGCCCAAG GTGAGGAAGCCTTACACTATTACAAAACAAAGGGAAAAATGGACAGATGAAGAGCACCAGAGATTCCTGGAAGCTCTAAAGCTGTATGGTCGTGGCTGGCGTAGAATACAAG AGCATGTAGGCACCAAAACTGCTGTTCAAATCCGAAGCCATGCTCAAAAATATTTCTCTAAG GTGGTCCGGGAGCCTGGTGGTAGCAACGAGAGCTCCCTCAAACCAATTGAGATACCTCCTCCTCGTCCAAAGAGGAAACCTGCACATCCTTACCCTCGTAAACCAGTCAATGTCCTTGAAGGTACAGGAGCCTCCAGTCAACTTGAAAGATCTCCATCCCCTAATTCGTCAGTGTCAGAGAAAGAAAACCAATCTCCCACCTCCGTTTTATCTGCTTTGGCTTCAGATACATTTGGATCTGCACTTTCAGAGCCGTGTAATGCATGCTCTTCACCTACCTCATGTACCACTGAAATGCACTCTATTAGTTTATCACCTAGTGCAAAAGAAACTGAACATGGAACATCAAATTCATCTGGAGAGGAAAAAGGAAATTTGTCATTGGTCCAAATGTCTTTGTCACTCCTGGAGAATTTTTTGTCCGAG GTTAAGAAATTTGAGCTGGGTTCAAAGAACACAGTATGTGCTGAACATGATGCCGCCAAAAAAGCATCTTCCGCTAGTATAAAGCTTTTTGGAATGACAGTGAAGATAGTAGATTCACAGAAAGAATCTCCTCCAGGTGCGGAAATTGTTTTGCCAGTGATATCCAATGAGAATCATGACAATGTTGATGCTGACAAAGAGAAGCCTGCTCACACACTGCAGTGGAAACAATCAGACACAGAGTTATCACTTGGAATGGCAAATAGTAACCAGAATCTGTGGCCATCTCCAGCTTCAGTTTTTCAATGCACAGAACTGCAGGGAGACAATGCAAGTTATTTTGCAACTAACTCTTCCATACCTTGGTGGGCCCTTTGCCAAGGTGTGCCATTCTTGTACCTCACATCAAATGACCATACCTCAGCACAGAAACCTATACCTTGTGTGGAAGAaagatttgaagaaaaagaaattcttaATGAAAGGTCTTGTACCAGTTCAAACGTGTTTTCAGTAGGTGATTTGGAGAACGGGGAGAGGAATTTGGATGTTGATTCTCAATGTGGACAACCTTCTGTTGAGGGAACATCCAGCCTCCAGAAGAGCACAAGGGGGTTTGTGCCATATAAAAGATGTTTAGGAGAGAGAGATGTGAAATCAACAGTGATTATATCAGAAGAGCGAGAGCGACAGAGAGCTCGAGTATATTCGTAG